The stretch of DNA CAGCAGAAACAAACGATGGTTTAGTTTTAGCTGATTTCTGGGCACCTTGGTGTGGGCCTTGTAAAATGATCGCTCCAGTTTTAGAAGAATTAGATTCAGAAATGGGCGACTCTGTTAAAATCGTAAAAGTTGATGTAGATGATAATCAAGAAACAGCTGGAAAATTTGGAGTAATGAGCATCCCGACACTAGTTCTTATGAAAAACGGAGAAGTAGTTGATAAAGTAATTGGGTTCCAACCGAAGGAAGCATTAGCGGAGCTTGTTAAAAAGCACGCGTAATGGATAAAAAAAAC from Bacillus sp. 2205SS5-2 encodes:
- the trxA gene encoding thioredoxin encodes the protein MAISHVTDQTFSAETNDGLVLADFWAPWCGPCKMIAPVLEELDSEMGDSVKIVKVDVDDNQETAGKFGVMSIPTLVLMKNGEVVDKVIGFQPKEALAELVKKHA